One window from the genome of Dioscorea cayenensis subsp. rotundata cultivar TDr96_F1 chromosome 3, TDr96_F1_v2_PseudoChromosome.rev07_lg8_w22 25.fasta, whole genome shotgun sequence encodes:
- the LOC120249651 gene encoding trans-resveratrol di-O-methyltransferase-like, translated as MEVDSPIHDISKARTQVWKHMLVFMDSMCLRCAIELGVPDAIHNHDGPMTLSELVQALPMATTRAPFLRRIMRVLVNSGFFSIKGNESDGSNEEEVYYDLTANSKLLVTGSTNSLAPLVLFVTGSDVGMAGLAMSTWIQASDDDDKNETPFHVAHDGNGLFEFASERPEFNALLNEGMACDNRVLIGEMVKNWGDALFGGLRSLVDVGGGTGLAAAVIVGAYPEMKCSVLELDHVVDVQPENELVEFVRGNMFVQIPQADAFLLKVCFFYCVFFFLVFPS; from the exons ATGGAGGTAGATAGTCCAATTCATGATATCTCCAAAGCAAGAACACAAGTATGGAAACACATGCTCGTCTTCATGGACTCGATGTGTCTCAGGTGCGCCATCGAGCTCGGCGTGCCAGACGCTATCCACAACCACGACGGTCCCATGACACTCTCCGAGCTCGTCCAAGCACTACCCATGGCCACAACTCGAGCTCCATTTCTCCGGCGCATCATGCGTGTTCTCGTAAACTCTGGTTTCTTTTCCATTAAAGGAAATGAATCAGATGGTAGCAATGAAGAGGAGGTGTACTATGACTTGACTGCCAACTCTAAACTGCTCGTCACTGGAAGCACAAACTCTTTAGCACCTCTTGTTCTTTTTGTAACAGGCTCGGATGTGGGGATGGCTGGACTTGCCATGAGTACATGGATCCAAgctagtgatgatgatgataagaatGAGACACCGTTTCATGTGGCTCATGATGGGAACGGTTTGTTTGAGTTTGCAAGTGAGAGGCCTGAGTTCAATGCTTTGCTGAATGAAGGCATGGCTTGTGATAACAGAGTGCTTATAGGAGAAATGGTGAAGAACTGGGGTGATGCACTCTTTGGTGGTCTCCGGTCACTGGTGGATGTGGGTGGAGGTACTGGACTTGCTGCGGCGGTGATAGTTGGAGCGTACCCGGAGATGAAGTGCTCAGTTCTTGAACTCGATCATGTGGTGGATGTGCAACCGGAGAATGAATTGGTTGAGTTTGTGAGGGGTAATATGTTTGTTCAGATCCCTCAAGCAGATGCTTTTCTACTCaaggtatgttttttttattgtgtttttttttttttagtttttccttc GTGA
- the LOC120254393 gene encoding trans-resveratrol di-O-methyltransferase-like gives MEVDSPLHDFFKARTQVWKHMLVFMDSMCLRCAIELGVPDAIHNHDGPMTLSELVQALPMATTRAPFLRRIMRVLVNSGFFSIKGNESDGSNEEEVYYDLTATSKLLVTGSTNSLAPLVLFVTGSDVGMAGFAMSTWIKASDDDDKNETPFHVAHDGKGLFEFASERPEFNSLVNEAMACDNRVFIGEVVKNWGDVLFGGLRSLVDVGGGTGLAAAVIAGAFPEMKCSVLELDHVVDVQPENELVEFVRGDMFVQIPQADAFLLERVLHDWNDKDCVKLLRNCKNSFSWEGNKKKVIIIDTIVRSNSNDHGTMQAHYLLDTFMLAICPGKERNEMEWKAIFDEAGFSGFNMVGELGIHSIIEVYP, from the exons ATGGAGGTAGATAGTCCACTTCATGATTTCTTCAAAGCAAGAACACAAGTATGGAAACACATGCTCGTCTTCATGGACTCGATGTGTCTCAGATGCGCCATCGAGCTCGGCGTGCCAGACGCTATCCACAACCACGACGGTCCCATGACACTCTCCGAGCTCGTCCAAGCACTACCCATGGCCACAACTCGAGCTCCATTTCTCCGGCGCATCATGCGTGTTCTCGTAAACTCTGGTTTCTTTTCCATTAAAGGAAATGAATCAGATGGTAGCAATGAAGAGGAGGTGTACTATGACTTGACTGCCACCTCTAAACTGCTCGTCACTGGAAGCACAAACTCTTTAGCACCTCTTGTTCTTTTTGTAACAGGCTCGGATGTGGGGATGGCTGGATTTGCCATGAGTACATGGATCAAAgctagtgatgatgatgataagaatGAGACACCATTTCATGTGGCTCACGATGGGAAGGGTTTGTTTGAGTTTGCAAGTGAGAGGCCTGAGTTCAATTCTTTGGTCAATGAGGCCATGGCTTGTGATAACAGAGTGTTTATCGGAGAAGTGGTGAAGAACTGGGGTGATGTGCTCTTTGGTGGTCTCCGGTCACTGGTGGATGTGGGTGGTGGCACTGGACTCGCTGCGGCGGTGATAGCGGGAGCCTTCCCGGAGATGAAGTGCTCTGTTCTTGAACTGGATCATGTGGTGGATGTGCAACCGGAGAATGAATTGGTTGAGTTTGTAAGGGGTGATATGTTTGTTCAGATCCCTCAAGCAGATGCTTTTCTACTCGag CGGGTCTTACACGACTGGAATGACAAAGATTGTGTTAAATTATTGAGAAATTGTAAAAACTCATTCTCTTGGGaaggaaacaagaagaaggtaATTATCATTGATACAATAGTACGATCTAACTCAAATGATCATGGTACTATGCAAGCACATTATCTTTTGGATACATTTATGTTGGCAATATGTCCTGGGAAAGAGAGAAATGAAATGGAGTGGAAGGCAATATTTGATGAAGCAGGGTTTTCAGGGTTTAATATGGTGGGTGAATTAGGTATTCACTCCATCATTGAAGTCTATCCTTGA